The genomic interval TCGCAATAGCGGCAGGAATTGCAGACCGTCATCAGACGGTCCGCCTCGTTCAGATGATCAGTTGCATGCATGGTTCGCAGCTCCCTCGCCGGCGATGCGGCCGAAAACACTGCCGATGGTCATGCCGACACCGGCGGCGTAGCCCTTGCCGAGCACGTTGCCGGCCATGATCTCGCCGGCGGAGAACATGTTCCCGGTCGCCCCGCCGGCGGCGAGCTGCATGCGCGCCTCCCGGTCGACGCGGGTGCCGAGATAGGTGAAGGTAATGCCGGGACGCACCGGATAGGCGTAGAAGGGGGGATCCTCGAGCCGGCGCGCCCAGTGGGTCTTCTCGATGGCGAGGCCGCGCGTGCGGCAGTCGTCGAACACGGTATGGTCGAAGCTGCCCGGCTGGACCGCCGCGTTGAAGGTGCCGACCGTCGTCTCCAGCGCCTCGACCGGCAGGTCCAGCTTGTGTGCCAGCTCGCCGATGCTGTCGGCCGAAATCGGCGGGAACAGCGAGGGCATGAACAGCTTCAGCGACTTGGCGTCGAAGATGATGTAGGCGATCTGGTCCGGCTGGGCGGCGACCAGACGGCCCCAGATGGCGTAGCGCTTGGGCCAGAAGTCCTCGCCCTCGTCGTAGAAGCGCTCGGCGTGCCTGTTGACGACGATGCCGAACACGACGCAGTCGAGGCGGGTGATGATGCCGCCGTCGAATTTCGGCGCCCGCGCATCGATGGCGACCGCATGGCACTGGGTCGGGTCGCCGATCGCCTCGACGCCGTTTGCAAGCAGCATCTTCAGCACGTCGCCGCGGTTGCAGGGCGTGCCGCGGATGAGGAAGTTCTCGGCTCGCTCGCCCCAGCCCTCCTTGAGCCAGTCGATGTTGGCCTCGAAACCGCCGGCGGCGGCGACAAGGGATTTCGCGGCGATCCTGACGTCCCTGCCGCCGATCCGGGCGATGGCGGCGCGGAAGCTGCCGCCGTCGATCTCCAGTGCGGTGACCGGCGCGTCGTAGAGCACGTCGACGCCGAGCTTCTCCGCGGTGAGATACAGCGCATTCAGCATCGCCCGGCCGCCGCCGAGGAAGAAGGAGTTGGTCCGCCCGAGGCTGAGCGTGCCGCCGAGCGAGGGCTGGAAGCGCACGCCCTGCTCGGTGATCCAGGTCAGCATCTCCTTGGAGGCCGCAATCATGTGCTTGGCCAGCGCCTCGTCGGTGTTGCCCTCGGTGACGCGCAAGAGGTCGTCCCAGAACTCCTCTTCGGTATAGGGCCCGGTCAGCGTCTCGGTCGCCGTGTCGTGGGCGCAGCGCATGTTGCGCGTGTGGCGGGTGTTGCCGCCGCGGTAGAACTTGGGCGCCGCCTCGACGACGAGCACCCGCGCGCCCTTGCGCCGGGCAGCTATGGCCGCACACAGCGCCGCGTTGCCGCCGCCGACGACCAGCACGTCGGTGTCCAGTCTTTCGCACTTCATGGGACTCTCCTCTCCCTCGCGCGCGTCATGCATGGGGTCAGGGGCCGACCGGCACGCAGCCATCGCCCTGTCGCGCCTGCCATAGCACATCCTTGCATACTGTTGTATACTAGAACCCGCAAATTTTCTGCGGCACTGGTCTTTTGCGCCGCGATCGCGCAATCATCGCGGCATCGCGGACGCGACGGGCGCCCGCCGGCAGCCCGGGAGGCATCGACAGCGTGGCGGACAAGGCAACGGCACGGGAACGGACGGGCGCTCGGCGGCAGGCCGGCCCCAGCAAGGGCACTGGCCCGGACAGTGGCCGGGACACTGGCCGGGACACTGACCGGGACACTGGTACGGGCGGCGGCGCGGCACCGCGCGGCGGGACGGAACGCGGCCGCGGTGCCGACTCGCGCGGCGCCAAGGTCTACGAGGCGCTTCTGGCGCGCATGCGCTCGGGCGAGCTGGTGCCCGGCACGCGCATGCGCGAGGACGACCTCGCCAGGGAACTCGCCGTCAGCCGCACGCCGGTGCGCGAGGCGCTCGCCCGCCTACAGGCCCGCGGCCTAGTCGAGAGCACCGGCGGCGGCTGGACGGTGGTCGAGCTCAGCCGGCCGCAGATCATGGAACTCTATGCGCTGCGCGCCGTGCTGGAAGGGGCCGCCGCGCGCTTTGCCGCCGAGAACGCGTCGCCCGGCGAGATCGCCGGCCTGAAGCACATCGCCGGGCTGTTTTCAGCCGTCATGACGGGGAATGCGGCAGACGATCCGGCAGGGCTTGCCACCCTCAACGCCAGCTTCCACGAGGCCATCTACGAGGCCGCGCACAACCGCTACCTGCAGCGCATGCTCGCGGACCTCAACGATTCCCTCGCGCTCCTGCCCGACACCACCTTTTCCGTCGCCGGACGCAGCAGCGCGGCGGTCGGCGAACACGGTGCGGTGGTCGCGGCGATCGAGGCACGCGACGCCGACGGTGCGGAAGCCGCCGCGCGCGGACATATCCAGAAGGCGCTCGAGGCGCGCCTGATTCTCCTGTTTTCCTGACCCACGCCGGCTCTGCTTCGGCGTGCTCGGCTCAGACCGACGGAGGCCTTGCACGCCGTCCGAACTCCGCCAGCAATCGGTCGAGGACCTCGAAATGCCCTGGCCAGGCCTTGTCGGCCAAGACCTCGCCGCCCGGCCCGAGTTCCGGTTTGCAGGCTGCAAGCTGCTCGATCGCCTCCTGCCAGCCGAGGCCGTCGAGTGGCGACAGGAACTGCGTATGCGGTCCGCCGACTTCCCGGTGGACCGGAATGTCGGAGGCGAGCACCGGCACGCCGACGGCCTCGGCTTCGACGACCGGCAGACTGAAGCCCTCGACGAAGGAGGGGACCAGGACGCCTCTGGCGTTGCGCATCAGCGCGGCGATCTCGACGTCGGTCAGACCGGACGCTTCCATCACGTGATCCTTGAGCGCCGCACAGCGCTCCAGGAAATCCAGGATGTTCTCGTTCTCCCAGCCGCGCCGGCCTATGACGATCAGGCGCGGGGTGCCTGCCGAATCGCGTTCGACCATGTCACGCCAGATCTGCAGCAACAGGAGATGGTTCTTGCGCGGTTCGATCGTGCCGAGCACGACGAAATACGGGTCGCTTGCCCGAAATAGGGGAAGCGCCTCCGGGGA from Polymorphum gilvum SL003B-26A1 carries:
- the tcuA gene encoding FAD-dependent tricarballylate dehydrogenase TcuA, with product MKCERLDTDVLVVGGGNAALCAAIAARRKGARVLVVEAAPKFYRGGNTRHTRNMRCAHDTATETLTGPYTEEEFWDDLLRVTEGNTDEALAKHMIAASKEMLTWITEQGVRFQPSLGGTLSLGRTNSFFLGGGRAMLNALYLTAEKLGVDVLYDAPVTALEIDGGSFRAAIARIGGRDVRIAAKSLVAAAGGFEANIDWLKEGWGERAENFLIRGTPCNRGDVLKMLLANGVEAIGDPTQCHAVAIDARAPKFDGGIITRLDCVVFGIVVNRHAERFYDEGEDFWPKRYAIWGRLVAAQPDQIAYIIFDAKSLKLFMPSLFPPISADSIGELAHKLDLPVEALETTVGTFNAAVQPGSFDHTVFDDCRTRGLAIEKTHWARRLEDPPFYAYPVRPGITFTYLGTRVDREARMQLAAGGATGNMFSAGEIMAGNVLGKGYAAGVGMTIGSVFGRIAGEGAANHACN
- a CDS encoding GntR family transcriptional regulator; this translates as MADKATARERTGARRQAGPSKGTGPDSGRDTGRDTDRDTGTGGGAAPRGGTERGRGADSRGAKVYEALLARMRSGELVPGTRMREDDLARELAVSRTPVREALARLQARGLVESTGGGWTVVELSRPQIMELYALRAVLEGAAARFAAENASPGEIAGLKHIAGLFSAVMTGNAADDPAGLATLNASFHEAIYEAAHNRYLQRMLADLNDSLALLPDTTFSVAGRSSAAVGEHGAVVAAIEARDADGAEAAARGHIQKALEARLILLFS